One genomic segment of Saccharomyces kudriavzevii IFO 1802 strain IFO1802 genome assembly, chromosome: 8 includes these proteins:
- the QNS1 gene encoding glutamine-dependent NAD(+) synthetase (similar to Saccharomyces cerevisiae QNS1 (YHR074W); ancestral locus Anc_5.357), translated as MSHLITLATCNLNQWALDFEGNRDRILESIRIAKERGARLRVGPELEITGYGCLDHFLENDVCLHSWEMYAQIIKNRETHGLILDIGMPVLHKNVRYNCRLLSLDGEILFIRPKIWLANDGNYREMRFFTPWMKPGVVEDFILPPEIQKVTGQRLVPFGDAVINSLDTCIGTETCEELFTPQSPHIAMSLDGVEIITNSSGSHHELRKLNKRLDLILNATKRCGGVYLYANQRGCDGDRLYYDGCALIAINGTIVAQGSQFSLDDVEVVTATVDLEEVRSYRAAVMSRGLQASLAEIKFKRIDIPVELALMTSRFDPTICPTKVREPFYHSPEEEIALGPACWMWDYLRRCNGTGFFLPLSGGIDSCATAMIVHSMCRLVTNAAQNGNDQVIKDVRRITRSADDWIPSTPQEIASKIFHSCFMGTENSSRETRSRAKDLSSAIGSYHVDLKMDSLVSSVVSLFEVATGKKPIFKIFGGSQTENLALQNIQARLRMVLSYLFAQLLPWVRSIPNSSGLLVLGSANVDECLRGYLTKYDCSSADINPIGGISKTDLKRFIAYASKEYDMPILNDFLNATPTAELEPMTKDYIQSDEKDMGMTYEELGVFGYLRKVEKCGPYSMFLKLLHQWSPKLTPRQISEKVKRFFFFYAVNRHKQTVLTPSYHAEQYSPEDNRFDLRPFLINPRFPWASKKIDEVVEQCESHKDSQLDIMSID; from the coding sequence ATGTCACATTTAATTACTTTAGCTACTTGTAATTTGAACCAATGGGCCCTGGATTTTGAAGGTAATAGAGATCGTATCTTAGAATCTATTAGAATTGCCAAAGAAAGAGGTGCCAGGTTACGTGTTGGGCCAGAGCTAGAAATAACTGGTTATGGATGTTTGGATCATTTTTTGGAGAATGATGTTTGTCTTCATTCATGGGAGATGTATGCCCAGATCATCAAGAATAGAGAAACTCATGGGTTAATACTTGATATTGGCATGCCAGTTTTACATAAGAATGTTCGGTATAATTGTCGCCTCCTATCACTGGATGGCGAGATACTGTTTATAAGGCCAAAGATTTGGTTAGCAAATGATGGCAATTATAGAGAAATGAGGTTTTTCACTCCTTGGATGAAACCTGGCGTAGTGGAGGACTTTATACTCCCACCTGAAATTCAGAAAGTTACTGGTCAGAGGCTTGTGCCATTCGGTGATGCTGTGATAAATTCACTAGATACATGCATCGGTACAGAAACTTGTGAAGAGCTATTCACGCCTCAATCGCCTCACATCGCCATGTCATTAGATGGCGTGGAAATCATCACAAACTCATCTGGTTCTCACCACGAACTGCGTAAGTTGAATAAAAGATTAGACTTGATCCTAAATGCTACTAAACGTTGTGGTGGTGTTTACTTGTATGCAAATCAAAGAGGTTGTGATGGTGACAGATTATATTATGATGGCTGCGCCTTAATTGCCATTAATGGTACAATTGTAGCCCAAGGTTCACAGTTTTCTCTAGATGACGTGGAAGTCGTTACTGCTACTGTAGACCTAGAAGAAGTGAGAAGTTATCGCGCGGCTGTCATGTCTCGCGGCTTACAGGCTTCTTTAGCAGAAATAAAGTTCAAACGTATTGATATTCCGGTAGAATTGGCTTTAATGACCTCCAGATTTGATCCTACAATATGTCCGACAAAGGTCCGGGAGCCTTTTTACCACTCTCCTGAGGAGGAAATTGCTTTGGGCCCTGCTTGCTGGATGTGGGATTATTTAAGGCGTTGTAACGGTACAGGGTTTTTCCTTCCCTTGTCTGGGGGTATTGACTCTTGCGCAACAGCAATGATTGTTCACTCTATGTGTCGTTTAGTAACAAACGCTGCTCAGAATGGAAATGACCAAGTCATTAAAGACGTTCGTAGGATAACACGTAGTGCCGACGATTGGATTCCAAGCACTCCGCAGGAGATAGCCTCAAAAATATTCCATTCATGTTTCATGGGTACTGAAAACTCTTCTAGGGAGACAAGAAGTAGGGCCAAAGACCTCTCTAGTGCTATTGGATCCTACCACGTCGATTTAAAGATGGACTCATTAGTATCCAGTGTGGTATCCTTATTTGAAGTTGCTACGGGTAAAAAACCAATAtttaaaatatttggtGGGTCCCAGACCGAGAACCTTGCTttgcaaaatattcaagCGCGCCTAAGAATGGTTCTTTCTTATCTTTTTGCGCAACTATTGCCGTGGGTTCGTAGCATTCCAAATTCTAGCGGTTTGCTTGTGTTGGGTAGTGCCAATGTTGATGAATGCTTGCGTGGCTATTTAACAAAGTATGATTGCTCTTCCGCTGACATCAACCCTATTGGAGGCATATCAAAGACTGACTTGAAAAGATTCATTGCATATGcatcaaaagaatatgaCATGCCAATATTGAATGACTTTTTGAATGCTACCCCTACTGCAGAACTGGAACCTATGACGAAAGATTATATTCAATCAGATGAGAAGGACATGGGAATGACCTATGAGGAGTTGGGGGTATTTGGTTACCTTAGAAAGGTTGAAAAATGTGGTCCTTATTCGATGTTCCTGaaacttcttcatcagtGGTCTCCCAAGTTAACACCTCGTCAAATATCTGAAAAGGTTaaaaggttttttttcttctacgCTGTCAACAGGCATAAACAAACTGTGTTAACTCCTAGTTATCATGCTGAACAATATTCACCAGAGGACAATAGATTTGATTTACGACCCTTTCTAATCAATCCAAGATTTCCGTGGgcctcaaaaaaaattgacgaAGTTGTTGAACAATGCGAATCACATAAAGATTCGCAACTTGACATTATGTCAATTGATTAG
- the OSH3 gene encoding oxysterol-binding protein related protein OSH3 (similar to Saccharomyces cerevisiae OSH3 (YHR073W); ancestral locus Anc_5.355) — protein METIDIQNRSFVVRWVKCGRGDVINYQIKPLKKSIEIGIYKKLKSSVDDHASAVHIAPDTKTLLDYTTKSLLHKGSSGHVEEHHRRSSQHSHNSSNGSDNRRKERSHSSLSISDIQQQSQEIPLREKLSASGFTLVKRVGNVSGNTMVQGDLEVKDTDYYYAFILDNSSSKNVKKKILFNASVINGDNQSMISTRSTPPAGPAALNRTSTQRDMLFRVGQGRYLQGYLLKKRRKRLQGFKKRFFTLDFRYGTLSYYLNDHNQTCRGEIVISLSSVSANKKDKIIIIDSGMEVWVLKATNKENWQSWVDALQFCFDDQFEDKDTSTLGENPEAFDNSKGANNKSTLQSRDQLTPIVTTKSVQPQSQYIQKDADDLYVPLPSESYATFSMNLRLIQQRLEQCKKDSISYKPSAPRQRSEGLNISNSSSSPFANNKVSSFNHSSSGMTSSDSLVSDEIPHNTTHTEHALYNQLADLEVFVSRFVTQGEVLFKDHQILCKKAKDTRVSLASYLSENDEFFDAEEEISRGVILLTDTEDDINNIVEETPLLGKSDQNEFITEGETSENKLIGSSSLKSHTTNDETQSRKHYKNRHKNRRRNHHQKSESAQSSTETFTSKDLFALSYPKSISRRDDIPEAAASPPSLLSFLRKNVGKDLSSIAMPVTSNEPISILQLISETFEYAPLLTKATQRSDPITFVSAFAISFLSIYRDKARTLRKPFNPLLAETFELIREDMGFRLISEKVSHRPPVFAFFAEHLEWECSYTVTPSQKFWGKSIELNNEGILRLKFKATGELFEWTQPTTILKNLIAGERYMEPVNEFEVHSSKGDKSHILFDKAGMFSGRSEGFKVSIIPPASSNRKKETLAGKWTQSLVNETTHETIWEVSDLVSNPKKKYGFTKFTANLNEITEIEEGNLPPTDSRLRPDIRAYEQGNVDKAEEWKLKLEQLQRERRNKGQDTEPRYFEKVSKTEWKYITGPKSYWERRRNHDWSDVTHLW, from the coding sequence ATGGAAACAATTGATATCCAAAATCGATCATTTGTGGTTCGTTGGGTAAAATGTGGCCGCGGTGATGTAATCAACTATCAGATCAagccattgaagaaatctatCGAGATTGGTATCTACAAGAAGTTGAAATCAAGTGTCGATGACCATGCTTCCGCTGTTCACATTGCCCCTGACACTAAAACGTTGCTGGACTATACAACTAAATCCTTATTGCATAAAGGAAGCTCTGGTCACGTGGAGGAGCACCATAGGCGTTCTTCCCAACACTCTCACAATTCCAGCAATGGATCTGATAATAGGAGAAAGGAGAGATCACATTCTTCGCTGTCCATCAGTGATATACAACAGCAATCTCAAGAAATACCCCTACGTGAAAAACTATCCGCATCGGGCTTCACCTTGGTTAAGAGGGTCGGCAACGTTTCGGGGAACACTATGGTTCAAGGTGATCTCGAAGTAAAAGATACTGATTACTATTATGCCTTTATACTAGACAATTCGTCCTCTAAAaatgtaaagaaaaaaatcctttTCAATGCGAGTGTAATAAATGGTGATAATCAATCAATGATAAGCACGAGATCCACGCCTCCAGCAGGGCCTGCAGCTTTAAATAGAACATCAACCCAACGGGATATGCTGTTTAGAGTAGGACAGGGACGATATCTGCAAGGTTACctgctgaagaaaaggagaaagagGCTACAAGGtttcaagaaaaggttTTTCACTTTGGACTTTAGATACGGAACTTTATCATACTACTTGAACGACCATAATCAAACCTGTAGAGGTGAGATTGTAATAAGTTTGTCATCTGTTAGTGCCaataaaaaggataaaataATCATCATCGATTCTGGTATGGAAGTTTGGGTCTTGAAGGCTACAAATAAGGAAAACTGGCAATCGTGGGTTGATGCATTAcaattttgttttgatgaCCAATTTGAAGATAAGGACACTTCCACTCTGGGGGAAAATCCAGAAGCATTTGACAATAGTAAAGGGGCTAATAATAAAAGTACTCTACAAAGTCGTGACCAGCTTACACCTATTGTTACTACTAAATCCGTCCAACCACAGTCACAGTACATTCAGAAGGACGCCGATGATTTGTATGTGCCATTGCCCAGTGAATCCTACGCTACCTTTTCTATGAACTTACGCTTGATTCAACAGCGACTAGAACAATGTAAAAAGGACTCTATATCTTATAAACCAAGTGCGCCACGCCAAAGATCTGAAGGGTTGAATATATCGAATTCGTCATCTTCCCCCTTTGCAAATAATAAAGTGTCTTCATTTAATCACTCTTCTTCTGGCATGACTTCATCTGATTCTTTAGTTTCTGATGAAATCCCACATAACACAACACATACCGAGCATGCGTTATATAATCAACTGGCAGATCTGGAAGTGTTTGTGAGTCGATTTGTTACCCAAGGGGAGGTCTTATTCAAGGACCATCAGATTCTGTGCAAAAAGGCGAAGGATACGAGAGTTTCCCTGGCTTCATATCTCAGcgaaaatgatgaatttttcgacgctgaagaagaaatcagcCGTGGGGTTATTCTATTAACTGACACAGAAGATGATATAAACAATATAGTTGAGGAAACTCCTCTTCTAGGCAAAAGTGACCAAAATGAATTTATCACGGAAGGTGAAACATCAGAAAACAAATTGATAGGGTCATCGAGTTTAAAAAGCCATACTACTAACGACGAAACTCAAAGCCGTAAACACTACAAAAATCGTCACAAAAATCGCCGCCGtaatcatcatcaaaaaagcGAAAGTGCTCAATCTTCTACTGAAACATTTACAAGTAAAGATTTGTTTGCTCTTTCCTATCCAAAGTCAATTTCACGTCGTGACGATATACCAGAAGCAGCAGCTTCACCTCCAAGTCTATTATCGTTCTTAAGAAAGAATGTAGGTAAAGATTTGAGTTCTATTGCCATGCCAGTGACTTCGAATGAACCCATTTCTATCCTGCAGCTGATATCAGAGACATTTGAGTACGCTCCTCTCTTAACAAAGGCCACTCAACGTTCTGATCCTATAACCTTTGTTTCAGCATTTGCcatttcctttctttccaTATATAGAGATAAAGCAAGGACCCTGAGAAAACCATTCAATCCGCTACTAGCTGAAACGTTTGAACTTATACGAGAAGATATGGGGTTTAGATTGATCTCGGAAAAGGTTTCTCATCGTCCACCAGtatttgccttttttgCAGAGCATCTCGAATGGGAATGTAGTTATACTGTAACTCCTTCTCAAAAATTCTGGGGTAAATCTATCGAACTGAACAACGAAGGTATACTAAGATTAAAGTTCAAAGCAACCGGGGAACTATTTGAATGGACCCAACCAACTacaattttaaaaaatctGATTGCAGGAGAGAGATATATGGAGCCGGTTAACGAATTCGAAGTCCATTCCTCGAAAGGAGATAAATCGCACATTTTATTTGATAAAGCAGGCATGTTTAGTGGAAGGTCAGAAGGATTTAAAGTTTCAATAATCCCACCAGCTTCAAGTAATcgtaaaaaagaaactctGGCCGGTAAATGGACACAAAGTTTGGTCAATGAAACTACTCATGAAACTATATGGGAAGTCAGTGATTTAGTCAGCAATccgaagaaaaaatatggatTCACTAAATTCACCGCAAATTTAAATGAAATTACAGAAATTGAGGAGGGCAATTTGCCACCTACTGACTCTAGATTAAGGCCAGATATTAGAGCATATGAACAGGGAAATGTTGATAAGGCTGAAGaatggaaattgaaattggaaCAACTTCAGCGTGAAAGACGTAATAAAGGACAGGACACTGAGCCAAGGTATTTTGAGAAAGTATCTAAGACTGAATGGAAGTACATAACTGGACCAAAGAGTTATtgggaaagaagaaggaaccACGATTGGTCAGACGTTACCCATCTTTGGTAA
- the NOP10 gene encoding snoRNP complex protein NOP10 (similar to Saccharomyces cerevisiae NOP10 (YHR072W-A); ancestral locus Anc_5.353), which translates to MHLMYTLGPDGKRIYTLDKVTETGEITKSAHPARFSPDDKYSRQRVTLKKRFGLVPGQ; encoded by the coding sequence ATGCATTTGATGTACACCTTAGGGCCAGATGGCAAAAGAATTTACACACTGGATAAGGTCACCGAAACCGGTGAAATTACAAAGTCTGCTCACCCAGCCAGATTTTCTCCAGATGACAAATATTCAAGACAAAGAGTAACTTTAAAGAAGAGATTCGGTTTGGTGCCAGGCCAATAA
- the PPE1 gene encoding phosphoprotein phosphatase methylesterase 1 (similar to Saccharomyces cerevisiae PPE1 (YHR075C); ancestral locus Anc_5.358) produces the protein MADDLRRKVALSKLEKAKSMLDATFQEAEEHVEDGGDALGALPSLNGQLNGNRIHKGSDRSIADRSSSKRKGNLPTWKDFFDSKEFVNLPERNLNINTYYTLPTSSLSNTSSVPIFIFHHGAGSSGLSFANLAKQLSTKLEGRCGCFAFDARGHAQTSSTKAGKPMRFDRDTFIEDFVNLLNYWYEFKISKEPLQKVSIILIGHSLGGSICTFAYARLATELQKKVLGITMLDIVEEAAILALSKVEHFLQSTPNVFESMNDAVDWHVQHALSKLRTSAEIAIPALFTLSKSGEAVRITKLETFSPFWDTWFTDLSHSFVDLPVSKLLILAGNENLDKELIVGQMQGKYQLVVFQDSGHFIQEDSPMKTAITLIDFWKRNDFRNVVIKTNWGQHKTVQNM, from the coding sequence ATGGCTGATGATTTAAGGAGAAAAGTTGCCTTGTCCAAACTCGAGAAGGCCAAAAGTATGCTAGATGCGACTTTCCAAGAAGCAGAAGAGCATGTTGAGGATGGCGGCGATGCACTAGGAGCCCTTCCATCATTGAATGGTCAACTGAATGGAAATAGAATCCATAAAGGCAGTGACAGAAGCATTGCTGACAGAAGTTCAAGCAAGAGAAAGGGCAATTTACCCACTTGGAAGGACTTTTTTGATAGTAAGGAATTCGTAAATCTTCCTGAAAGGAATCTCAACATAAATACTTATTACACGTTACCCACTTCATCACTTTCAAACACCTCTTCAGTTCCGATCTTTATCTTCCATCATGGGGCAGGCTCCTCAGGCTTGTCGTTTGCCAACTTGGCCAAGCAATTAAGTACTAAACTGGAAGGAAGATGCGGATGTTTTGCATTTGATGCCAGAGGACACGCTCAGACAAGCTCCACGAAGGCCGGGAAGCCCATGCGCTTTGATAGAGACACTTTTATTGAGGATTTCGTCAACTTACTAAATTATTGGTATGAGTTTAAAATAAGCAAGGAGCCACTTCAGAAGGTATCTATTATCTTAATTGGTCACTCTCTTGGTGGAAGTATATGTACTTTTGCATACGCTAGGTTAGCAACagaattacaaaaaaaagttcttggTATTACTATGTTAGATATCGTAGAAGAGGCTGCCATTCTGGCCTTAAGTAAAGTTGAGCACTTTTTGCAGAGTACACCGAATGTATTCGAATCAATGAACGACGCTGTCGATTGGCATGTTCAGCATGCACTGTCGAAATTGAGAACAAGTGCGGAAATTGCGATACCAGCTTTATTTACTCTATCCAAATCAGGGGAAGCTGTGAGGATTACGAAGCTAGAGACCTTTAGTCCCTTCTGGGACACATGGTTTACAGACTTATCGCATTCCTTTGTCGATCTGCCAGTAAGTAAATTATTGATTTTAGCAGGAAACGAAAATCTAGATAAGGAGTTGATTGTAGGACAGATGCAAGGTAAATACCAACTAgttgtttttcaagattcAGGCCATTTTATCCAAGAAGACTCGCCTATGAAAACGGCAATCACTCTGATTGATTTCTGGAAGCGAAACGATTTTAGAAACGTGGTTATCAAGACTAATTGGGGTCAACATAAAACGGTGCAAAATATGTAG